A genomic window from Streptomyces broussonetiae includes:
- a CDS encoding XdhC family protein has translation MREILPALARWHADGAPFGLATVVAVSRSAPRGPGAAMAVGPDDEVVGSVSGGCVEGAVFELAREVVASGEARLESFGYSDADAFAVGLTCGGEITLLVRPVTPDTDPAFGAVAASVAAGEPVTVTTVVDGPAPRGASLAVWPDRAHGTLGTTGLDVAATADARGELALGASLLRHYGPHGERREDAVTVFLQSFAPPPRMLVFGAIDYAAAVARIGDFLGYRVTVCDARPVFATPKRFPAAVEVIAEWPHRYLAGTETDERTVICVLTHDPKFDVPLLEEALRRPAAYIGAMGSRKTHGERRARLREAGLSEAELSRLRSPLGLDLGARTPEEVAVSVAAEIVALRWGGSGTPLTSTAGAIHPPAA, from the coding sequence GTGCGTGAGATTCTGCCGGCGCTGGCGCGCTGGCACGCGGACGGGGCGCCGTTCGGTCTGGCCACGGTCGTCGCGGTCAGCCGCAGCGCGCCGCGGGGGCCCGGTGCCGCCATGGCCGTGGGGCCGGACGACGAGGTGGTGGGGAGTGTCTCCGGGGGCTGTGTGGAGGGAGCGGTGTTCGAACTGGCACGGGAGGTCGTGGCGAGCGGCGAGGCGCGGCTGGAGTCGTTCGGGTACAGCGACGCGGACGCCTTCGCGGTCGGCCTCACCTGCGGCGGCGAGATCACCCTGCTGGTACGGCCGGTGACCCCCGATACGGACCCGGCGTTCGGCGCGGTCGCCGCCTCCGTCGCCGCGGGCGAGCCGGTGACCGTGACGACGGTGGTGGACGGGCCGGCGCCGCGCGGCGCAAGCCTCGCCGTCTGGCCGGACCGGGCGCACGGCACACTCGGCACGACCGGCCTGGATGTCGCCGCCACCGCCGATGCGCGCGGCGAACTCGCCCTCGGGGCCTCGCTGTTGCGTCACTACGGGCCGCACGGGGAACGCCGTGAGGACGCCGTCACCGTGTTCCTCCAGTCGTTCGCGCCACCGCCGCGCATGCTGGTGTTCGGCGCGATCGACTACGCGGCTGCGGTGGCCCGCATCGGCGACTTCCTCGGCTACCGGGTCACCGTGTGCGACGCCCGCCCGGTCTTCGCCACGCCCAAGCGCTTCCCTGCCGCCGTCGAGGTGATCGCCGAGTGGCCGCACCGCTATCTCGCCGGCACCGAGACCGACGAGCGCACGGTGATCTGCGTCCTGACCCACGACCCCAAGTTCGACGTACCGCTTCTTGAGGAAGCCCTGCGCCGGCCGGCCGCCTACATCGGGGCGATGGGCAGCCGGAAGACCCACGGGGAGCGGCGCGCACGGCTCAGGGAGGCCGGGCTGAGCGAGGCCGAGCTGTCCCGGCTGCGCTCGCCGCTCGGCCTCGACCTCGGCGCCCGCACCCCCGAGGAAGTCGCCGTCTCCGTCGCCGCCGAAATCGTCGCCCTGCGCTGGGGCGGCAGCGGCACGCCCCTGACCAGCACCGCCGGAGCCATCCACCCTCCGGCCGCCTGA
- a CDS encoding 2Fe-2S iron-sulfur cluster-binding protein, giving the protein MIAFHPLPHGWRAYAAPLGACGRHDGRGRRGARCGACTVDLDGGSVKSCCPVLATQADRCGATTREGLARGGARTALQRASHGRHALRCGCRTPGPIMAAHDPLRGDPRPAADRIRQALQGSLCLGVHHRHPTAPGSARTRPAGSRLGDGGRRAARAADASAARPRAPGCPGESP; this is encoded by the coding sequence ATGATCGCTTTCCACCCCCTCCCCCATGGGTGGAGGGCATATGCGGCACCTCTCGGTGCATGTGGACGGCACGACGGACGAGGACGACGTGGAGCCCGCTGCGGCGCATGCACGGTCGACCTGGACGGAGGAAGCGTGAAGAGCTGCTGCCCGGTGCTCGCCACCCAGGCCGACAGGTGCGGGGCGACCACGCGCGAAGGGCTCGCCCGGGGCGGCGCCCGGACGGCGCTGCAGCGGGCGTCCCACGGGCGGCACGCCCTGCGGTGCGGCTGCCGCACCCCCGGCCCGATCATGGCGGCGCACGATCCGCTGCGCGGGGATCCGCGCCCCGCCGCGGACAGGATCCGCCAGGCGCTGCAGGGCAGCCTCTGCCTCGGTGTTCACCACCGGCACCCGACCGCCCCGGGTTCCGCGCGAACTCGCCCGGCAGGGTCCCGACTTGGCGATGGCGGCCGTCGAGCCGCCCGGGCGGCAGACGCGTCGGCTGCACGCCCTCGCGCACCAGGTTGTCCGGGTGAATCCCCGTAA
- a CDS encoding MFS transporter — protein MIPRLGAHTEQPGRPAPAGFDRRLIPPMLVGSVLNPINSSMIAVALVPIGVAFGAPPAETVWLVSALYLATAVGQPVIGRLVDMYGPRRLYLCGTALVGIAGLLGALAPSLGALIAARVLLGFGTSAAYPAAMRLTRSEAERTGQDSPAGVLTALAVANQTVSVVGPALGGLLIGVGGWRAVFTVNVPLSAACLVLGMLRLPRSETRRRGVDVPGMVLFALLLIALMLFLMNPRVDHWYLPVLSVLAAAGFGRRELRVPDPFVDLRVLGGNGPLLTTYLRQVLAYTTSYAFMYGYTQWLEQGRGLGASTAGLMLLPLSVSALIVSTLTGRREAIRAKLLIGSVLQVAGCALLLLVRADSPLWLLLAVGTVLGVPQGLIGLATQNALYRQADPERIASAAGLLRTFMYLGALGASAATAAFYPHRADTAGLHGLALFMLAGSALLLATTLPDRSLGRLTPARTTTPGKA, from the coding sequence GTGATACCGAGGCTCGGCGCACACACCGAACAGCCCGGTCGCCCCGCCCCTGCCGGATTCGACCGCCGGCTGATCCCGCCGATGCTCGTCGGCTCGGTCCTCAACCCCATCAACTCCTCGATGATCGCCGTGGCCCTGGTGCCGATCGGCGTCGCCTTCGGGGCCCCGCCCGCCGAGACCGTCTGGCTGGTATCGGCGCTGTATCTGGCCACGGCCGTCGGGCAGCCCGTCATCGGCCGCCTGGTGGACATGTACGGCCCGCGCAGGCTCTATCTCTGCGGTACGGCGCTGGTCGGCATCGCCGGTCTGCTCGGCGCGCTCGCGCCCTCGCTGGGCGCACTGATCGCGGCGCGGGTGCTGCTGGGCTTCGGGACGTCGGCGGCATACCCGGCGGCCATGCGGCTGACCCGCAGCGAGGCCGAACGCACCGGGCAGGACAGCCCTGCGGGTGTGCTGACCGCGCTGGCCGTCGCCAACCAGACGGTCTCCGTCGTCGGGCCCGCGCTCGGCGGCCTGCTGATCGGCGTGGGCGGCTGGCGTGCCGTGTTCACGGTCAACGTGCCGCTGTCGGCGGCCTGCCTGGTGCTCGGCATGCTGCGGCTGCCCCGGTCCGAGACCCGGCGGCGCGGCGTGGACGTACCCGGCATGGTGCTGTTCGCCCTGCTGCTGATCGCGCTGATGCTGTTCCTGATGAACCCGCGCGTCGACCACTGGTACCTGCCGGTGCTGTCGGTCCTCGCCGCCGCCGGTTTCGGCAGGCGCGAGCTGCGGGTGCCGGACCCGTTCGTCGACCTGCGGGTCCTCGGCGGGAACGGCCCGCTGCTCACGACCTATCTGCGCCAGGTGCTCGCCTACACCACCTCCTACGCCTTCATGTACGGCTACACGCAGTGGCTGGAGCAGGGCCGCGGGCTCGGCGCCTCCACGGCCGGGCTCATGCTGCTGCCGCTGTCGGTGTCCGCGCTGATCGTGTCCACGCTCACCGGGCGCCGGGAGGCCATCCGGGCCAAACTGCTCATCGGCTCCGTGCTGCAGGTCGCGGGCTGCGCCTTGCTGCTGCTCGTGCGCGCCGACAGTCCGCTGTGGCTGCTGCTCGCGGTGGGCACGGTGCTCGGCGTCCCGCAGGGGCTCATCGGCCTGGCCACGCAGAACGCCCTGTACCGGCAGGCCGATCCGGAACGGATCGCCTCCGCGGCCGGGCTGCTGCGGACCTTCATGTACCTCGGTGCGCTGGGCGCGTCCGCCGCCACCGCGGCGTTCTACCCGCACCGCGCCGACACGGCCGGGCTGCACGGCCTGGCCCTGTTCATGCTCGCCGGCTCCGCCCTGTTGCTGGCGACGACGTTGCCCGACCGTTCCCTCGGCCGGCTCACCCCCGCACGTACCACCACCCCTGGAAAGGCCTGA
- the ctaF gene encoding aa3-type cytochrome oxidase subunit IV, which yields MKTESMLFGTVALFFAGSAALYGAWSGDETGTVALVVACAMAALMSFFCLIQYRRRGTRAQDRTEAEVADGAGPVAFFPDESMWPIVTALGCAVTAAGVVYGLWLLLIGLGVLARGVFGMAFQYVQR from the coding sequence ATGAAGACCGAGTCGATGCTGTTCGGCACAGTGGCACTGTTCTTCGCCGGGTCCGCCGCGCTGTACGGGGCGTGGTCCGGGGACGAGACGGGCACGGTCGCGCTGGTCGTCGCGTGCGCGATGGCGGCACTGATGTCGTTCTTCTGCCTGATCCAGTACCGGCGCAGGGGCACCCGCGCGCAGGACCGCACCGAGGCGGAGGTGGCCGACGGAGCGGGCCCGGTGGCGTTCTTCCCGGACGAGAGCATGTGGCCGATCGTCACCGCGCTGGGTTGTGCGGTGACGGCGGCCGGCGTCGTCTACGGCCTGTGGCTGCTCCTCATCGGTCTGGGAGTCCTGGCTCGCGGGGTGTTCGGGATGGCGTTCCAGTACGTGCAGCGGTGA
- a CDS encoding MarR family winged helix-turn-helix transcriptional regulator, producing the protein MADISDSAARAARDLRVVFSRLRRRIREVAQNTDLSPSQESALTLVGKHGAATASALAAAEGVRPQSMATTLAALDQHGLIRRAPDPDDGRRQLVTLTDAGRARIEGNRQVREEWLARAFQDRYSEEERQTVLQALELMERLSRP; encoded by the coding sequence ATGGCTGACATCTCCGACTCCGCCGCCCGCGCCGCGCGCGACCTGCGCGTGGTGTTCAGCAGGCTGCGGCGTCGTATACGCGAGGTCGCGCAGAACACCGACCTCAGCCCGTCGCAGGAGTCGGCGCTCACCCTGGTCGGCAAGCACGGCGCCGCCACGGCCAGCGCCCTCGCCGCCGCCGAGGGCGTGCGCCCGCAGTCGATGGCGACCACGCTGGCCGCCCTGGACCAGCACGGCCTGATCCGGCGCGCCCCGGACCCGGACGACGGCCGACGCCAGCTGGTCACCCTGACGGACGCCGGGCGAGCCCGGATCGAGGGCAACCGGCAGGTCCGCGAGGAGTGGCTGGCCCGCGCCTTCCAGGACCGCTACAGCGAGGAGGAGCGGCAGACCGTCCTGCAGGCGCTCGAGCTGATGGAACGGCTGTCGCGCCCGTGA
- the rfbB gene encoding dTDP-glucose 4,6-dehydratase, whose amino-acid sequence MNLLVTGAAGFVGSHYVRTLLADTSPDAPRITVLDKLTYAGTLANLPAGHPRLDFVHGDICDAALVDKLMADADQVVHFAAESHVDRSIAAAGAFVRTNVLGTQTLLDAALRHGTGPFVHISTDEVYGSIDTGSWTEEHPLDPSSPYSASKASADLLALACHRTHGLDVRITRSSNTYGPHQFPEKVIPLFVTNLLDGLTVPFYGDGRNVRDWLHVDDHCRGVELVRTKGRPGEVYNLGGGTELSNRELTGLLLEACGAGWDRVAHVADRKGHDLRYSVDWSKARDELGYRPHRDFTAGPGGTVAWYREHRAWWEPLKRRGAR is encoded by the coding sequence ATGAACCTCCTGGTCACCGGCGCCGCCGGCTTCGTCGGCTCCCACTACGTCCGTACGCTGCTCGCCGACACCTCGCCCGACGCGCCCCGCATCACCGTGCTGGACAAGCTCACCTACGCCGGCACCCTCGCCAACCTGCCGGCCGGTCACCCCCGGCTGGACTTCGTGCACGGCGACATCTGTGACGCCGCCCTGGTCGACAAGCTGATGGCGGACGCCGACCAGGTGGTGCACTTCGCCGCCGAGTCGCATGTCGACCGGTCGATCGCGGCGGCCGGCGCCTTCGTACGCACCAACGTCCTGGGCACCCAGACCCTGCTGGACGCGGCCCTCAGGCACGGCACGGGCCCGTTCGTGCACATCTCCACCGACGAGGTCTACGGCTCGATCGACACCGGCTCCTGGACGGAGGAGCACCCGCTCGACCCCTCCTCGCCCTACTCCGCCTCCAAGGCCTCCGCCGACCTGCTGGCCCTGGCCTGCCACCGCACCCACGGCCTGGACGTCCGTATCACCCGCTCTTCCAACACCTACGGTCCGCACCAGTTCCCCGAGAAGGTGATCCCGCTCTTCGTCACCAACCTCCTCGACGGACTGACCGTTCCGTTCTACGGCGACGGGCGCAACGTCCGCGACTGGCTGCACGTCGACGACCACTGCCGGGGCGTCGAGCTGGTACGCACCAAGGGCCGTCCCGGCGAGGTCTACAACCTCGGCGGCGGCACCGAGCTGAGCAACAGGGAGCTGACCGGCCTGCTCCTCGAGGCGTGCGGTGCGGGCTGGGACCGGGTGGCCCACGTCGCCGACCGCAAGGGTCATGACCTGCGCTACTCGGTCGATTGGAGCAAGGCCCGCGACGAACTCGGCTACCGCCCGCACCGTGACTTCACCGCGGGACCCGGCGGGACCGTCGCCTGGTACCGAGAGCACCGCGCCTGGTGGGAGCCGCTCAAGCGGCGCGGCGCACGGTGA
- a CDS encoding metallophosphoesterase family protein, translating into MRLLLVSDTHLPKRAKRLPEQLLAELPHADVVFHAGDWVDTATLDLLRSRSRRLIGVYGNNDGPALRARLPEVAYAELDGLRFAVVHETGPAQGREARCAARFPDLDVLVFGHSHIPWDTTTPTGLRLLNPGSPTDRRRRPHCTYLTATLADGALTDVTLHRLPER; encoded by the coding sequence GTGCGTCTGCTGTTGGTGTCCGACACCCACCTGCCCAAGCGCGCCAAGCGCCTCCCGGAGCAGCTGCTGGCCGAACTCCCGCACGCGGACGTGGTGTTCCACGCCGGCGACTGGGTCGACACCGCCACCCTGGACCTGCTCCGGAGCAGAAGCCGCCGGCTGATCGGGGTCTACGGCAACAACGACGGCCCCGCGCTGCGTGCCCGGCTGCCCGAAGTGGCGTACGCGGAGCTGGACGGCCTGCGCTTCGCCGTCGTGCACGAGACCGGCCCCGCCCAGGGGCGCGAGGCCCGCTGCGCCGCCCGCTTCCCCGATCTCGACGTCCTGGTCTTCGGGCACAGCCACATCCCCTGGGACACCACCACCCCGACCGGCCTGCGGCTGCTCAACCCCGGCTCCCCGACCGACCGGCGCCGCCGGCCCCACTGCACCTACCTCACCGCCACGCTCGCCGACGGCGCGCTCACCGACGTGACCCTGCACCGGCTGCCGGAGCGGTAG
- the ctaD gene encoding aa3-type cytochrome oxidase subunit I produces MTELPQMSDTCEAVERYSAPAPRPGRTLLRWAATTDHKVIGRLYMVTAFCFFLFAGLLALGMRAELARPGLQFLNEQGYDEFFTIHGTIMMLLFATPMFAGFANAVMPLQIGAPDLALPRLNAMSYWMYLFGALMVVSGFLVPGGAASFGWFAYAPLNSAYFSPGAGGDLWAMGLVVTGVSTTLTAVNFITTILCLRAPGMTMFRMPMFTWNVLFTSILVLPAFPVFAAALLALEAGRKFGAHVFDAANGGAILWQHLFWFFGHPEVYIVALPFFGIISEIIPVFSRKPQFGYLPMIGATIAITMLSAVVWAHHMFATGAVLLPFFSLMSFLIAVPTGIKFFAWIGTMVNGSVSFETPMLWAMGFLVSFLLGGLSGVLIASPPLDFHVTDTYFIVAHLHYVLFGTVVFAMFAGFYFWWPKFTGRMLDERLGKLHFWLLFPAFQLTFLVQHWLGAAGMPRRYADYLPADGFTLLNTLSSAGAFLLGVSTLPFLYNVWRTAARGEKVTLDDPWGWGRGLEWATSCPPPRHNFVALPRIRSESPAFDLHHPQAGHDGRSGTESTR; encoded by the coding sequence ATGACCGAACTACCACAGATGTCCGACACCTGTGAAGCCGTGGAGCGCTACTCGGCCCCCGCTCCACGGCCCGGCCGGACCCTGCTGCGCTGGGCCGCCACGACCGACCACAAGGTGATCGGCCGACTCTACATGGTCACGGCGTTCTGCTTCTTCCTGTTCGCCGGTCTGCTGGCCCTCGGCATGCGCGCCGAACTCGCCCGGCCGGGGCTGCAGTTCCTGAACGAGCAGGGTTACGACGAGTTCTTCACCATCCACGGCACGATCATGATGCTGCTGTTCGCGACACCCATGTTCGCCGGGTTCGCCAACGCGGTGATGCCGCTCCAGATCGGCGCCCCGGACCTGGCGCTGCCGCGGCTGAACGCGATGTCGTACTGGATGTACCTGTTCGGGGCGCTGATGGTGGTGTCCGGCTTCCTCGTGCCGGGCGGGGCCGCCTCGTTCGGCTGGTTCGCGTACGCGCCGCTGAACAGCGCCTACTTCTCGCCGGGTGCGGGCGGCGATCTGTGGGCGATGGGCCTGGTGGTCACCGGTGTGTCGACGACGCTGACCGCGGTCAACTTCATCACCACGATCCTGTGCCTGCGTGCCCCGGGCATGACCATGTTCCGGATGCCGATGTTCACCTGGAACGTGCTGTTCACCTCGATCCTGGTCCTGCCCGCGTTCCCGGTGTTCGCGGCGGCGCTGCTGGCGCTCGAGGCGGGCCGCAAGTTCGGGGCGCATGTCTTCGACGCGGCGAACGGTGGCGCGATCCTGTGGCAGCACCTGTTCTGGTTCTTCGGGCACCCCGAGGTCTACATCGTGGCGCTGCCGTTCTTCGGGATCATCTCGGAGATCATCCCGGTGTTCTCCCGCAAGCCGCAGTTCGGCTATCTGCCGATGATCGGCGCGACCATCGCGATCACGATGCTGTCGGCAGTGGTGTGGGCACATCACATGTTCGCCACCGGCGCGGTGCTGCTGCCGTTCTTCTCCCTGATGTCGTTCCTGATCGCGGTGCCCACCGGCATCAAGTTCTTCGCGTGGATCGGCACGATGGTGAACGGGTCGGTGTCGTTCGAGACACCGATGCTGTGGGCCATGGGCTTTCTGGTGTCGTTCCTGCTCGGCGGGCTGAGCGGGGTGCTGATCGCCTCCCCGCCGCTGGACTTCCACGTCACCGACACCTACTTCATCGTGGCGCACCTGCACTACGTCCTGTTCGGCACGGTGGTGTTCGCGATGTTCGCCGGGTTCTACTTCTGGTGGCCGAAGTTCACCGGCAGGATGCTGGACGAGCGGCTCGGCAAGCTGCACTTCTGGCTGCTGTTCCCGGCGTTCCAGCTGACCTTCCTGGTGCAGCACTGGCTCGGCGCGGCCGGGATGCCGCGCCGGTACGCGGACTACCTCCCGGCGGACGGCTTCACGCTGCTCAACACCCTGTCCTCGGCGGGCGCGTTCCTGCTGGGCGTCTCCACGCTGCCGTTCCTCTACAACGTCTGGCGCACCGCCGCCCGCGGCGAGAAGGTCACCCTCGACGACCCGTGGGGCTGGGGCCGGGGCCTGGAGTGGGCCACCTCCTGTCCGCCGCCCCGGCACAACTTCGTGGCCCTGCCCCGGATCCGCTCGGAGTCGCCCGCCTTCGACCTGCACCATCCGCAGGCCGGGCACGACGGGCGGAGCGGTACGGAGAGCACCCGATGA
- a CDS encoding elongation factor G encodes MHLLNLGILAHVDAGKTSLTERLLHTAGVIDEVGSVDDGNTRTDTLALERRRGITIKSAVVSFPLDGVTVNLIDTPGHPDFIAEVERVLGILDGAVLVVSAVEGVQAQTRVLMRTLRRLGIPALIFVNKIDRRGANGPAVLEQMARRLAVPLVPMGSPASPGTRAARFEPGLGPAVPEVLADHDDDLLAAYLDRGIPDSRLYAAVAAQARRSLVHPVYFGSAVTGAGVPELVAGIEQLLPAAGGDPAGPLSASVFKVERGPAGEKVAYARIFSGTLRVRDRIPFGSGGDGGDLAGVRARGGAVDSPAGGGRTTGARAAGRARDGRPEGRVTALSVFEGAGDARRESAGAGRIVKIWGLGGIRIGDALGLPGRAHEHHFAPPTLETVVVPGPGADRRSLHLALTQLAEQDPLIGVRHDELRGQTSVSLYGEVQKEVVQATLAEEYGLDVAFRETTTLCIERPAGTGRAVEFNRQDPNPFLATVGLRVEPASPGAGVAFRLEVELGAMPYAFFRAVEDTVRETLGQGLHGWRIPDCTVTMTHCGYSPRQSHAHQGFDKSMSSTGYDFRGLTPLVLTEALRRAGTVVHEPVHRFRLEAPADTLGALLPVLARLGAVPEATGALAAGAVLEGTVPAARVHELEQRLPGLTRGEGELETAFDHYAPVARGAVPERPRTDHNPLHRKEYLLNVMRRTGDGAPRAD; translated from the coding sequence GTGCATCTGCTCAATCTCGGAATTCTCGCGCATGTCGACGCCGGTAAGACCAGCCTGACCGAACGGCTGCTGCACACGGCCGGGGTCATCGACGAGGTCGGCAGCGTCGACGACGGAAACACCCGGACCGACACCCTCGCGCTGGAACGCCGGCGCGGCATCACGATCAAGTCCGCCGTCGTGTCGTTCCCGCTCGACGGCGTCACCGTCAACCTCATCGACACCCCCGGTCATCCGGACTTCATCGCCGAGGTCGAGCGTGTGCTCGGCATCCTCGACGGCGCCGTTCTGGTCGTCTCTGCCGTCGAGGGGGTGCAGGCACAGACCAGGGTGCTGATGCGCACCCTGCGCCGACTGGGCATCCCCGCCCTGATCTTCGTCAACAAGATCGACCGGCGCGGCGCGAACGGCCCCGCCGTGCTCGAGCAGATGGCGCGCAGGCTGGCCGTACCGCTGGTCCCGATGGGCAGCCCCGCCTCGCCCGGCACCCGCGCCGCCCGCTTCGAGCCCGGCCTCGGCCCGGCCGTCCCCGAGGTGCTCGCCGACCACGACGACGACCTGCTCGCCGCCTATCTCGACCGGGGGATCCCCGACAGTCGCCTGTACGCGGCTGTCGCAGCCCAGGCCCGGCGGTCCCTGGTCCACCCCGTGTACTTCGGCTCCGCCGTCACGGGGGCGGGCGTACCCGAACTGGTCGCCGGTATCGAACAACTGCTGCCCGCTGCCGGCGGCGACCCCGCCGGGCCCCTGTCGGCCTCGGTCTTCAAGGTCGAACGGGGTCCGGCGGGGGAGAAGGTGGCCTACGCGCGCATCTTCTCGGGCACCCTGCGTGTCCGTGACCGGATCCCGTTCGGAAGCGGCGGCGACGGGGGCGACCTCGCCGGTGTGCGTGCCCGGGGCGGGGCCGTCGACAGCCCCGCGGGAGGCGGCCGGACCACCGGTGCCCGGGCGGCCGGCCGGGCCCGCGACGGCCGCCCCGAGGGACGTGTCACCGCGCTCAGCGTCTTCGAGGGGGCCGGCGACGCCCGGCGGGAGAGTGCCGGTGCCGGGCGGATCGTCAAGATCTGGGGGCTCGGCGGCATCCGGATCGGTGACGCGCTCGGCCTGCCGGGACGGGCGCATGAGCACCATTTCGCGCCGCCCACCCTGGAGACCGTTGTCGTCCCCGGCCCCGGTGCGGACCGGCGCTCCCTGCACCTGGCGCTCACCCAGCTCGCCGAACAGGATCCGCTGATCGGCGTCCGCCACGACGAACTGCGCGGGCAGACCTCCGTCTCGCTCTACGGCGAGGTGCAGAAGGAGGTCGTCCAGGCCACCCTCGCCGAGGAGTACGGCCTGGACGTCGCCTTCCGCGAGACGACGACCCTGTGCATCGAGCGGCCGGCCGGCACCGGACGCGCCGTGGAGTTCAACAGGCAGGACCCCAACCCGTTCCTCGCCACCGTGGGCCTGCGGGTCGAGCCCGCATCGCCCGGCGCGGGCGTGGCGTTCCGGCTGGAGGTGGAGCTGGGCGCGATGCCGTACGCCTTCTTCAGAGCCGTCGAGGACACCGTCCGCGAGACGCTCGGCCAGGGCCTGCACGGCTGGCGGATCCCCGACTGCACGGTGACCATGACCCATTGCGGGTACTCGCCCCGGCAGAGCCACGCCCACCAGGGCTTCGACAAGAGCATGTCGAGCACCGGGTACGACTTCCGGGGCTTGACCCCGCTGGTCCTGACCGAGGCGCTGCGCCGGGCGGGGACGGTCGTGCACGAACCGGTGCACCGCTTCCGGCTCGAGGCCCCCGCCGACACGCTGGGCGCGCTGCTGCCGGTGCTCGCGAGGCTGGGCGCCGTACCGGAGGCCACCGGTGCGCTCGCGGCCGGGGCCGTACTGGAGGGCACGGTGCCGGCCGCCCGGGTGCACGAGCTGGAGCAGCGCCTGCCCGGGCTCACCCGGGGCGAGGGCGAGCTGGAGACGGCGTTCGACCACTACGCACCGGTCGCCCGGGGCGCCGTCCCCGAACGGCCGCGCACCGACCACAACCCGCTCCACCGCAAGGAGTACCTGCTGAACGTGATGCGCAGGACCGGTGACGGGGCACCGCGTGCTGACTGA
- a CDS encoding isochorismatase family protein, which translates to MSLTTLDPRTALVAIDLQNGIAAMPTQPYAGPEVVARTVELADAFRASNLPVVLVRVSFAADGGDVVPGRTERTARGLAFPEGWDIVVDELSGHPGDIHVTKHNWSAFHGTDLDVQLRRRGITQIVLTGIATSIGVESTARDAYAHGYHVTLATDAMADADAEAHANSVERIFPRLGESGTTAEILELLAKTHA; encoded by the coding sequence ATGTCGCTCACCACGCTCGACCCCCGTACCGCCCTCGTCGCGATCGACCTGCAGAACGGCATCGCGGCCATGCCCACCCAGCCGTACGCCGGCCCCGAGGTGGTGGCGCGCACGGTGGAACTCGCCGACGCCTTCCGCGCCAGCAACCTGCCGGTCGTCCTGGTCCGCGTCTCCTTCGCCGCCGACGGCGGGGACGTGGTGCCCGGCCGCACCGAGCGCACGGCCCGCGGCCTCGCCTTCCCCGAGGGCTGGGACATCGTCGTCGACGAACTCTCCGGCCACCCCGGCGACATCCACGTCACGAAGCACAACTGGAGCGCCTTCCACGGCACCGACCTGGACGTCCAGCTGCGCCGCCGCGGCATCACCCAGATCGTGCTGACGGGCATCGCCACCAGCATCGGCGTGGAGTCCACCGCCCGGGACGCCTACGCCCACGGCTACCACGTCACCCTGGCGACCGACGCGATGGCCGACGCCGACGCCGAGGCGCACGCCAACAGCGTCGAGCGGATCTTCCCGCGGCTCGGCGAGAGCGGCACCACCGCCGAGATCCTGGAACTGCTGGCCAAGACCCACGCCTGA